The Castanea sativa cultivar Marrone di Chiusa Pesio chromosome 11, ASM4071231v1 genome contains a region encoding:
- the LOC142614724 gene encoding zinc finger A20 and AN1 domain-containing stress-associated protein 8-like: protein MEHNETGCQAPPEAPKLCANNCGFFGSAATMNLCSKCHKDLVLKQEQAKLAASSVESIVSGNSSSNTKEPAVAAAAAVAAVELPAGSLESMVISTEASSTSTLNVKGEEKVKEGPNRCNTCRKRVGLTGFNCRCGNLFCAVHRYSDKHECPYDYRAAGQDAIAKANPVVKAEKLDTKI, encoded by the coding sequence ATGGAGCACAACGAGACAGGATGCCAGGCACCTCCTGAAGCACCTAAGCTTTGTGCCAACAACTGTGGCTTCTTTGGAAGTGCAGCAACCATGAACTTGTGTTCCAAGTGCCACAAGGACTTAGTTTTGAAGCAGGAACAAGCTAAACTTGCAGCATCTTCTGTTGAGAGTATTGTGAGTGGCAACTCTAGCTCCAACACAAAGGAGcctgctgttgctgctgctgctgctgttgctgCTGTAGAGCTGCCGGCTGGTTCACTGGAGTCCATGGTCATATCAACTGAAGCATCCTCTACTTCGACATTGAATGTGAAGggtgaggaaaaggtgaaggaaGGTCCAAATAGGTGCAACACTTGCAGGAAACGTGTTGGTCTGacagggttcaactgtaggtgtGGAAATCTTTTCTGTGCCGTTCATCGGTACTCAGATAAGCACGAATGCCCCTATGATTATCGGGCTGCTGGTCAGGATGCTATAGCAAAAGCCAACCCTGTTGTCAAAGCCGAAAAGCTAGATACCAAAATCTAG